From the genome of Terriglobales bacterium, one region includes:
- the gltX gene encoding glutamate--tRNA ligase, protein MSTQEIVRVRFAPSPTGQLHVGNARTALVNWLFARQHKGTMVLRIEDTDVERSEARFEQQLLDDLKWLGIDWDEGPDVGGPYQPYRQSDRLDLYRQHAEQLLADAKAYLCFCKEEDLQAERDRAISEGLQQTYSGKCRALDPQEARRKRAEGEPAAIRLKIPEHPIRFRDIVRGDVEFPNEVVSDPIILRSSGMPVYNYVVVIDDGLMKITHVIRGDDHLSNTPKQVALYEALGWKTPEFAHLSTILGADRTRLSKRHGATSIANFRESGVLPEALMNYLALLGWGAPGGMREIFNHEELIKHFDLKRVTPSAAVFDVEKLYWLNRHYIKQSVPSRIVDLALPFFQQEGLLPDKLDEPTSGWFAKVVGLLAPAVDRLEQLPHRAQLIFRYDPEHALVHDENPQVLAAATSETVVESFARAVCSNGADELTPERFKAIMNQVKEKSGAKGKDLFHPVRIILTGSHSGPDFDKLIPILEEGSRLPLPQHVKSVCERVEGFMSAWKKQSD, encoded by the coding sequence GTGAGTACGCAGGAAATCGTCCGGGTGCGATTCGCGCCCTCTCCAACCGGTCAACTGCACGTGGGGAATGCCCGCACGGCGCTGGTGAACTGGCTGTTCGCGCGTCAACATAAAGGCACGATGGTGCTGCGCATCGAAGATACCGATGTCGAGCGCAGCGAAGCGCGCTTCGAACAGCAATTGTTGGACGATCTGAAGTGGCTGGGCATTGATTGGGACGAGGGCCCCGATGTGGGTGGCCCATATCAGCCGTACCGGCAGTCGGACCGACTCGATCTCTACCGCCAGCATGCTGAACAACTGCTCGCGGACGCTAAAGCGTATCTCTGTTTCTGCAAGGAAGAGGATTTACAGGCTGAGCGCGACCGCGCCATCTCGGAGGGATTGCAGCAAACCTACTCCGGAAAATGCCGCGCGCTCGATCCGCAAGAAGCCAGGCGCAAGCGTGCGGAGGGCGAGCCCGCCGCCATTCGCCTGAAGATTCCTGAGCATCCCATACGCTTCCGCGATATCGTGCGTGGCGACGTCGAGTTTCCCAACGAAGTGGTAAGCGATCCCATCATTCTCCGTTCTTCGGGAATGCCGGTTTACAACTACGTGGTGGTGATCGACGACGGGCTGATGAAGATTACCCATGTGATCCGCGGCGACGATCACCTTTCCAATACTCCGAAGCAGGTGGCGCTCTACGAGGCGTTAGGCTGGAAGACGCCGGAGTTTGCGCATCTGTCCACGATTCTCGGAGCCGACCGCACCCGGCTTTCTAAACGGCACGGCGCAACTTCGATCGCTAATTTCCGCGAATCGGGAGTGTTGCCAGAAGCGTTAATGAATTATCTTGCCCTGCTTGGCTGGGGTGCGCCGGGAGGCATGCGCGAGATTTTCAATCACGAGGAGTTGATCAAGCATTTCGATCTGAAGCGCGTCACCCCATCGGCCGCGGTTTTCGATGTGGAGAAACTCTACTGGCTCAACCGGCACTACATCAAGCAAAGCGTGCCATCGAGGATCGTTGATTTGGCGTTGCCCTTCTTCCAGCAGGAGGGCTTGTTGCCGGACAAGCTCGATGAGCCGACGAGTGGCTGGTTCGCGAAGGTCGTGGGATTGCTCGCTCCGGCGGTTGATCGCCTGGAACAATTGCCGCATCGAGCTCAACTCATTTTTCGCTACGACCCGGAGCATGCTCTGGTGCACGATGAGAACCCTCAAGTGCTCGCGGCGGCCACGTCAGAGACTGTGGTTGAGTCGTTTGCACGCGCCGTTTGCTCGAACGGAGCGGACGAACTCACGCCGGAACGCTTCAAGGCGATCATGAACCAGGTGAAGGAGAAGTCCGGCGCAAAGGGCAAAGACTTGTTTCATCCGGTGCGCATCATTCTGACCGGGTCGCATTCCGGACCCGACTTCGACAAGCTGATCCCCATTCTCGAAGAGGGCAGCCGCTTGCCGCTTCCGCAGCACGTGAAGAGTGTGTGCGAGCGGGTGGAGGGGTTCATGAGCGCATGGAAGAAGCAGAGCGACTGA
- a CDS encoding TIGR01777 family oxidoreductase, producing MRIIVSGASGLIGSALVTALEKSGHQVTRLVRRNSSAPNEVGWDPYGAIDPSLFESSDAVVHLAGESIATRWTETIKSRIQNSRAQGTQTISSGIARASKRPAVLICASAVGYYGERGDEILTENSPPGTGFLAEVCRQWEAAAQPAAAAGVRTVHLRTGFVLSRIGGGLAKMLTPFRLGVGGRVGGGRQWMSWIELADVIGAIQHALTDARVSGPVNVTGPNPATNAEFTKTLGQALHRPTMFPMPEFAVKLAFGEMGEEILLASQRAMPAKLTTVGYQFRYPELSGALKAALAD from the coding sequence ATGAGAATCATCGTCAGCGGCGCCAGCGGGCTTATAGGCTCAGCACTCGTCACAGCCCTGGAGAAAAGCGGTCACCAGGTCACGCGACTTGTTCGCCGCAATTCCAGCGCTCCCAATGAAGTCGGCTGGGATCCCTACGGCGCTATCGACCCTTCATTGTTCGAAAGCTCCGATGCCGTCGTTCATCTTGCAGGTGAGAGCATCGCGACCCGGTGGACTGAAACCATCAAGAGCCGCATTCAGAACAGCCGGGCGCAGGGAACGCAGACCATCTCCTCCGGCATTGCGCGCGCATCAAAACGGCCCGCGGTATTAATTTGTGCTTCGGCGGTCGGCTACTACGGGGAGCGCGGCGACGAGATCCTGACCGAGAACAGCCCTCCCGGGACCGGATTTCTGGCGGAAGTCTGTCGTCAGTGGGAAGCGGCCGCCCAGCCTGCGGCAGCGGCCGGCGTACGCACCGTGCACCTGCGAACGGGATTCGTCCTGAGCCGCATCGGCGGAGGACTTGCCAAGATGCTCACCCCCTTCCGGCTCGGCGTTGGGGGACGCGTAGGCGGCGGGCGCCAATGGATGAGCTGGATCGAGCTCGCCGACGTCATCGGCGCGATCCAGCATGCGCTCACCGACGCTCGCGTCTCAGGCCCGGTGAATGTCACGGGGCCCAATCCGGCAACCAATGCTGAATTCACCAAGACGCTCGGACAAGCCCTACACAGGCCGACCATGTTCCCCATGCCGGAATTCGCGGTGAAGCTTGCCTTTGGTGAAATGGGCGAGGAGATTCTGCTCGCCAGCCAGCGCGCCATGCCCGCCAAACTCACGACCGTGGGATACCAGTTCCGATATCCGGAATTGAGCGGGGCACTGAAGGCGGCGCTGGCAGACTAG